Proteins encoded by one window of Roseibium sp. Sym1:
- the trpD gene encoding anthranilate phosphoribosyltransferase, which translates to MSTFKDLIAKVADGHALSPEEARDAFEVILSGSATPSQLGGFLMALRVRGESIAEVTGAVATMRAKMLPVKAPAGAMDIVGTGGDNSGSYNISTCTSIVVASCGVPVAKHGNRSLSSKSGASEALAELGVNIDIGPEQIAECIRKANIGFMFAPLHHAAMKHVGPTRMELGTRTIFNLLGPLSNPASVKRQMVGVFARQWVEPVAEALKELGSERAWVAHGSDGMDEITTTGTTYVTELKDGSLRSFEISPEDVGLPIADPKDLKGGLPSENARALREVLAGAKNAYRDIVLFNAAASLMIADKVTSLKDGVDMAANSIDNGSAADTLEKLVAASNG; encoded by the coding sequence ATGAGCACATTCAAGGACCTCATTGCCAAGGTTGCGGACGGTCATGCCTTGAGCCCTGAGGAAGCCCGGGACGCGTTCGAGGTGATCCTGTCCGGGTCCGCCACGCCCTCACAGCTTGGCGGCTTCCTGATGGCCCTGCGTGTCCGGGGTGAAAGCATTGCCGAAGTCACCGGTGCGGTTGCCACCATGCGTGCGAAGATGCTGCCGGTGAAGGCACCGGCCGGTGCCATGGATATCGTTGGCACGGGTGGCGACAATTCCGGCAGCTACAACATCTCCACCTGTACCTCGATCGTGGTCGCGAGCTGCGGTGTCCCCGTGGCCAAGCACGGCAACCGTTCGCTGTCCTCGAAGTCCGGTGCCTCGGAAGCCCTGGCGGAACTCGGGGTCAATATCGACATCGGGCCGGAGCAGATTGCCGAATGCATCCGCAAGGCCAACATCGGTTTCATGTTCGCTCCGCTCCATCACGCGGCGATGAAACATGTCGGTCCGACCCGGATGGAACTGGGCACCAGGACGATCTTCAACCTGCTTGGCCCCCTTTCCAATCCTGCCAGCGTGAAGCGGCAGATGGTCGGCGTTTTTGCCCGCCAATGGGTCGAACCGGTCGCCGAGGCGCTCAAGGAACTCGGATCCGAGCGCGCCTGGGTGGCGCATGGGTCCGACGGCATGGACGAGATAACAACCACCGGCACGACCTATGTGACCGAACTGAAGGACGGTTCTCTTCGCTCCTTCGAGATTTCTCCCGAGGATGTCGGCCTTCCCATCGCCGATCCGAAGGATCTGAAAGGTGGCCTGCCATCTGAAAATGCCCGGGCATTGCGCGAGGTTCTGGCCGGGGCGAAGAACGCCTATCGTGATATTGTCCTGTTCAACGCCGCCGCTTCGCTGATGATCGCGGACAAGGTGACCAGTCTGAAGGACGGCGTCGATATGGCCGCGAACTCCATTGACAACGGCTCGGCTGCGGACACACTTGAAAAGCTGGTCGCAGCTTCGAACGGATAA
- a CDS encoding SurA N-terminal domain-containing protein encodes MLDALRKGAGTWVAKLFIALLILSFAVWGVSGFLTGVGQNTAAKVGDTEVTLVDLDRTYRQDLNRFSQQFGRPLTPAEGAALGIPQQTLGKLIAEAALNDTARAMQLGVSDVRLAQIIQSDSAFQGVGGRYDKNRLQQVLQANGYREDEYVVERRKVAERGQLAEGLTGGMKAPSAYLQAFDAYQRESRSVDYMLITPEYIGEIEAPAEDVLTSYFDEKLADFRAPEYRTIRYVELTPASLARPEDIAEADARAEYDRRMEDFFQPERRKVRQMSFPSEDAASEAAAALAEGKSFDDLMAERNLSSNDVELGIMAKADFLDEAIGDAAFSLEEGATSGTVDGRFSTVIVNVEEILPESTRPFEEVRDQLVEDLAKEQAEREILDLLDEIEDARAGGALLEEVGERFSLKVETPAAFDASGNGIDGQAVNLPDAEGLVGETFESDIGIENDVLQVGDQGFLWFEVADVTPARDRTLDEVREKVIEAWKKDELDKRLSDAAADLLAKVQNGTPFMALAIETGLEVKNAQGLTRNTPSGDLGRDALAAIFGGPVGTAAEAGTESGGNRLVLKVTESSVPDFDPSAQQVAALGTQVSQQLQDTLLGQFITDQEDKAGVTVNNAGVSQVLGLDRN; translated from the coding sequence ATGCTTGACGCGCTGCGCAAGGGCGCTGGCACCTGGGTTGCCAAACTGTTTATCGCCCTGTTGATCTTGAGCTTCGCCGTCTGGGGCGTTAGCGGCTTTCTTACCGGCGTCGGGCAAAACACCGCGGCCAAGGTTGGCGATACGGAGGTCACGCTTGTCGATCTTGACCGGACCTACCGTCAGGACCTCAACCGCTTCAGCCAGCAGTTCGGCCGCCCGCTGACCCCGGCCGAGGGAGCTGCGCTCGGTATTCCGCAACAGACGCTCGGCAAACTCATCGCCGAGGCGGCCCTGAACGACACCGCCAGGGCCATGCAACTCGGCGTCTCCGATGTCCGGCTTGCCCAGATCATCCAGAGCGATTCGGCGTTCCAGGGCGTCGGCGGACGCTATGACAAGAATCGTCTGCAGCAGGTCCTGCAGGCAAATGGTTACCGGGAAGACGAATATGTGGTCGAGCGCCGCAAGGTCGCCGAACGCGGCCAGCTGGCGGAGGGCCTTACCGGTGGCATGAAGGCGCCGTCTGCCTATCTGCAGGCTTTTGATGCCTATCAGCGCGAAAGCCGTTCCGTAGACTACATGCTGATCACACCGGAATATATCGGTGAAATCGAAGCACCGGCCGAAGACGTGCTGACCAGCTATTTCGATGAGAAACTGGCGGATTTCCGTGCACCGGAATACCGTACGATCAGGTATGTGGAACTGACACCGGCCAGCCTTGCCCGTCCTGAGGACATCGCTGAAGCCGATGCCCGCGCGGAATACGATCGTCGCATGGAAGATTTCTTCCAGCCGGAACGCCGCAAGGTCCGCCAGATGTCTTTCCCGTCCGAGGACGCGGCCAGCGAAGCCGCGGCGGCGCTCGCCGAAGGCAAGTCTTTCGACGACCTGATGGCCGAGCGCAACCTGTCGAGCAACGACGTGGAGCTCGGCATCATGGCCAAGGCGGACTTCCTGGACGAAGCGATCGGCGACGCTGCCTTTTCCCTAGAGGAAGGTGCGACCAGCGGCACCGTCGACGGCCGCTTCTCGACGGTCATCGTCAATGTCGAGGAAATCCTGCCGGAAAGCACCCGTCCTTTCGAAGAGGTCAGGGACCAGCTCGTCGAAGATCTTGCCAAGGAACAGGCCGAACGGGAAATTCTTGATCTTCTCGACGAGATCGAAGATGCCCGCGCCGGCGGTGCTCTGCTCGAAGAAGTCGGCGAACGCTTCTCTCTCAAGGTGGAAACACCGGCGGCTTTTGACGCCTCCGGCAACGGTATAGACGGTCAAGCGGTCAACCTGCCCGACGCAGAAGGCCTCGTGGGTGAAACCTTCGAAAGCGATATCGGCATCGAGAACGACGTCCTTCAGGTGGGCGACCAGGGTTTCCTCTGGTTTGAAGTTGCCGACGTTACCCCTGCCCGCGACCGGACGCTGGACGAGGTTCGCGAAAAGGTGATCGAAGCCTGGAAGAAGGACGAGCTCGACAAGCGGCTTTCCGACGCTGCCGCCGATCTTCTCGCCAAGGTTCAAAACGGCACGCCGTTCATGGCGCTGGCGATCGAGACCGGGCTTGAGGTGAAAAACGCCCAGGGACTGACCCGGAACACGCCGTCCGGAGATCTCGGACGGGACGCCCTCGCCGCAATCTTCGGCGGCCCCGTCGGCACTGCTGCCGAAGCGGGGACGGAAAGCGGAGGCAACCGGCTCGTCCTGAAAGTCACCGAATCTTCCGTGCCTGATTTCGATCCATCCGCACAACAGGTGGCGGCACTGGGCACTCAGGTCTCCCAGCAACTCCAGGACACATTGCTCGGCCAGTTTATCACTGACCAGGAAGACAAGGCGGGCGTCACCGTCAACAACGCCGGCGTCAGCCAGGTCCTCGGACTGGACAGAAACTGA
- the tpiA gene encoding triose-phosphate isomerase, whose product MSARIKPLVAGNWKMNGLKSNQAEFYKMIAGISDDLADAVDTMICAPATLISALAERAGSGAMSVGGQDCHAAVSGAHTGDISAEMLADAGADAVITGHSERRTDHGESDADVNAKTQAAWRAGLVAIVCVGETEAERKAGQAIEVVARQLNGSVPDGATAENTVIAYEPVWAIGTGLTPTAADVEEMHKAMRDNLEARFGAEGAAMRLLYGGSVKPANAAELMAVANVNGALVGGASLKADDFLGILDAYS is encoded by the coding sequence ATGAGCGCTAGGATCAAGCCGCTGGTGGCCGGAAACTGGAAAATGAACGGCCTCAAATCCAACCAGGCGGAATTCTACAAGATGATTGCCGGGATCTCCGATGATCTGGCGGACGCTGTAGACACCATGATCTGCGCACCGGCCACCCTGATTTCGGCGCTGGCCGAAAGGGCCGGGAGTGGCGCGATGTCCGTTGGCGGCCAGGATTGCCATGCTGCGGTCTCCGGTGCCCATACCGGTGATATTTCTGCGGAGATGCTGGCCGACGCCGGTGCCGATGCGGTGATTACCGGTCATTCGGAACGGCGCACCGATCATGGTGAAAGCGATGCCGATGTGAATGCCAAGACGCAGGCCGCCTGGCGTGCCGGTCTTGTTGCCATCGTGTGCGTCGGAGAAACGGAGGCGGAACGCAAGGCCGGACAGGCGATCGAGGTGGTCGCGCGCCAGCTGAACGGATCCGTTCCGGACGGTGCGACGGCTGAAAACACCGTGATCGCCTATGAACCTGTGTGGGCGATCGGAACCGGTCTGACGCCGACCGCGGCTGATGTAGAGGAAATGCACAAGGCCATGCGGGACAATCTGGAAGCCCGCTTCGGCGCGGAAGGGGCGGCCATGCGCCTTTTGTACGGCGGATCCGTCAAGCCGGCCAATGCCGCGGAACTCATGGCGGTTGCCAATGTAAACGGCGCGCTCGTGGGCGGCGCCAGCCTCAAGGCGGACGACTTCCTCGGGATATTGGACGCCTATTCGTGA
- the secG gene encoding preprotein translocase subunit SecG: METVVIVIHLMVVLALVLVVLLQRSEGGALGIGGGGGGGLMSSRGTANILTRATAILAVAFFVTSLALSLIAKNQDRPGSILDAAPAATDGATTPAGTPAEGGSGGILDSLKPQEPSGPQVPAAQ; this comes from the coding sequence ATGGAAACCGTAGTCATCGTAATCCACCTGATGGTCGTGCTGGCCCTGGTGCTTGTTGTCCTCCTGCAGCGTTCCGAAGGCGGCGCGCTCGGCATTGGCGGCGGCGGAGGCGGTGGCCTCATGTCCAGCCGAGGCACGGCAAACATCCTGACCCGCGCGACGGCCATTCTCGCGGTTGCTTTTTTCGTGACATCGCTGGCACTCAGCCTGATCGCGAAGAATCAGGACCGTCCCGGATCGATCCTCGACGCGGCGCCTGCCGCAACCGATGGGGCGACCACGCCGGCCGGAACCCCGGCAGAAGGCGGCTCCGGCGGCATCCTCGATTCGCTGAAGCCTCAGGAACCCTCCGGACCCCAGGTCCCGGCCGCGCAGTAA
- a CDS encoding CTP synthase, translating into MARYIFITGGVVSSLGKGLASAALGALLQARGYKVRLRKLDPYLNVDPGTMSPYQHGECFVTDDGAETDLDLGHYERFTGRPANQQDNITTGRIYQDIIAKERRGDYLGGTVQVIPHVTDAIKNFVIDGNDGYDFVLVEIGGTVGDIEGLPFFEAIRQLGNDLPRGDVVYVHLTLMPYIPSAGEMKTKPTQHSVKELRSIGIQPDILMIRCDRPIPETERRKLSLFCNVREGAVIPAYDVKSIYDVPIAYHKEGLDDEVLAAFGIKAAPAPVLDRWQGISEAVANPEGEVKIAIVGKYTVLKDAYKSLIEALVHGGIANRVKVDFEWIESETFEKEDPSPYLEGVHGILVPGGFGERGAEGKIAAAHFARTRNIPYFGICFGMQMAVLEAARNLAGISEASSTEFGPAKEPVVGLMTEWTKGNEKEVRGEDGDLGGTMRLGAYPAALKPGSKIAEIYGATSVSERHRHRYEVNIGYREELEKCGLIFAGTSPDGVLPETVEIAGHPWFVGVQYHPELKSRPFEPHPLFASFIGAAVQQSRLV; encoded by the coding sequence ATGGCGCGATATATTTTCATCACTGGCGGCGTGGTTTCCTCGCTTGGAAAAGGTCTTGCTTCAGCGGCACTGGGCGCTTTGCTCCAGGCGCGGGGGTACAAGGTCCGTCTCCGCAAACTCGACCCTTATCTCAATGTCGATCCGGGCACGATGAGCCCGTATCAGCATGGTGAGTGTTTTGTGACCGATGATGGCGCGGAAACCGATCTCGACCTCGGTCACTATGAGCGGTTCACCGGCCGTCCTGCCAATCAGCAGGACAACATCACCACAGGTCGGATCTATCAGGACATCATTGCCAAGGAACGGCGCGGAGACTATCTCGGCGGCACCGTTCAGGTCATTCCCCATGTCACCGACGCGATCAAGAATTTCGTGATCGACGGCAATGACGGCTATGACTTCGTTCTGGTCGAGATCGGCGGAACGGTCGGCGATATCGAGGGGTTGCCGTTCTTCGAGGCGATCCGCCAGCTTGGCAACGATCTTCCGCGCGGCGATGTGGTCTATGTGCATCTGACCCTGATGCCGTATATTCCGAGTGCCGGCGAGATGAAGACCAAGCCGACGCAGCACTCCGTCAAGGAGCTGCGGTCAATCGGTATCCAGCCGGATATTCTGATGATCCGTTGCGACCGGCCGATTCCGGAAACGGAAAGACGCAAACTGTCGCTGTTCTGCAACGTGCGCGAGGGCGCGGTCATCCCGGCCTATGACGTCAAGTCGATCTACGACGTGCCGATTGCCTATCACAAGGAAGGCCTGGACGACGAAGTCCTGGCAGCGTTCGGCATCAAGGCGGCTCCGGCTCCGGTTCTCGACCGTTGGCAAGGCATCTCCGAAGCGGTGGCCAATCCTGAAGGCGAGGTCAAGATCGCCATTGTCGGCAAGTACACCGTCCTAAAGGACGCCTATAAGTCCCTGATCGAGGCGCTGGTTCACGGCGGGATCGCCAACCGGGTCAAGGTGGACTTCGAATGGATCGAATCGGAAACCTTCGAGAAAGAGGACCCCAGTCCCTATCTGGAAGGCGTGCATGGCATTCTGGTGCCCGGCGGATTCGGTGAGCGCGGTGCGGAAGGCAAGATCGCGGCGGCGCATTTTGCCCGGACCCGGAACATTCCGTATTTCGGCATCTGTTTCGGCATGCAGATGGCTGTTCTGGAAGCGGCGCGTAACCTCGCCGGTATTTCTGAAGCCAGCTCAACGGAATTCGGCCCGGCCAAGGAGCCGGTGGTCGGCCTGATGACGGAATGGACCAAGGGCAACGAAAAGGAAGTGCGCGGCGAGGACGGCGATCTCGGCGGTACCATGCGCCTCGGCGCCTATCCGGCGGCCCTCAAGCCCGGGTCAAAGATTGCCGAAATCTATGGCGCGACCAGTGTCTCGGAACGTCACCGGCACCGTTATGAGGTCAATATCGGTTATCGGGAAGAACTCGAAAAATGCGGCCTGATTTTCGCCGGCACGTCCCCGGACGGGGTTCTTCCGGAAACTGTGGAGATCGCCGGTCATCCCTGGTTCGTCGGCGTGCAATATCACCCGGAACTCAAATCCCGGCCATTTGAACCGCATCCGCTGTTTGCGTCCTTCATCGGTGCCGCCGTACAACAGAGCCGTCTGGTATAA
- a CDS encoding VOC family protein codes for MLRGLDHLVVAVKDLDAAAKAYSALGFTVTPENRHSWGTANRLVQLDGFFIELLTVAEPDKIPEASGDTFSFGAFNRDFLAKREGASMLVLDSAGPDLDRADFEKAGLRIYEPFSFERVANLADGTTAKVGFDLTIVGDPLSPGIGYFTCYNRYPENFWKPEFQSHANGATGPRAVYLVAEDPSDHHEFLGGFAGQREMRATSLGLEVTTARGKIVVLNPLAYEALAGSNAMSEVIGALPQIAALEIACEGLEERSVVRASELFGLTLILSPAAQGSAPHGTA; via the coding sequence ATGCTGCGCGGACTTGATCACCTCGTCGTTGCGGTGAAGGATCTTGACGCGGCGGCCAAGGCCTATTCCGCGCTTGGCTTTACCGTCACGCCCGAAAACCGGCATTCCTGGGGAACGGCAAACCGGCTTGTACAGCTGGACGGCTTTTTCATCGAACTGCTGACCGTGGCGGAGCCGGACAAAATCCCGGAAGCATCCGGCGACACGTTTTCCTTCGGTGCTTTCAACCGGGATTTCCTGGCGAAGCGGGAAGGGGCCAGCATGCTGGTTCTCGACAGCGCCGGGCCGGATCTTGATCGTGCCGATTTCGAAAAGGCCGGTTTGAGGATCTATGAACCGTTTTCCTTCGAACGCGTTGCCAACCTTGCCGACGGGACGACCGCAAAGGTCGGTTTCGACCTGACCATTGTAGGCGATCCCCTCAGCCCGGGAATCGGCTACTTCACGTGTTACAACAGGTATCCGGAAAATTTCTGGAAACCCGAGTTCCAGAGCCATGCAAACGGGGCAACCGGCCCCAGGGCCGTATACCTGGTCGCCGAAGACCCTTCCGACCATCATGAGTTTCTTGGCGGGTTCGCCGGGCAGCGGGAAATGCGGGCAACGAGCCTGGGTCTTGAAGTGACCACCGCGCGGGGAAAGATCGTCGTTCTGAACCCGCTCGCGTACGAGGCGCTTGCCGGTTCGAACGCCATGAGCGAAGTGATCGGCGCTTTGCCGCAGATCGCGGCATTGGAGATTGCCTGCGAGGGACTTGAGGAACGCAGCGTCGTGCGTGCCTCCGAGCTTTTTGGCCTGACCTTGATCCTCTCGCCTGCCGCCCAGGGCAGCGCCCCGCACGGGACGGCATGA
- a CDS encoding efflux RND transporter periplasmic adaptor subunit — MPFVRFSPFSRSFALAVVTSALLVGCSDDSKKQAAPAAPPPSVSVAKVVKQDIRQSARFVGQIAAVDQVDLVARVSGFLEEKAVPDGSIVKKDDLLFTIEKAQYQAALTKAKADLASAKADAALKAADEKRDKDLLEKGHVSEAAYEATLAQKQQAEASVEAAQSGLQQAELNLSYTDVKAPFPGQIGKTTYSVGEVVGPTTDALAKLIRLAPVYVNFSVSEAQYLNAVKTHGLNPADISADESPDISLVLPNGQTYGEKGKIVYIDNQVDATTGTISFRGQFANSDTKLLSGTYVTVVLEAPQTETALVVPQAAIQRDQQGAFALSVTADKKVQQTYVELGQQIDTNFVVNKGLDEGTEVIVEGLQKVRPGVEVDPVLASKPAEKS; from the coding sequence ATGCCCTTTGTTCGTTTTTCCCCTTTTTCCCGATCCTTTGCGCTTGCTGTGGTGACGTCGGCTCTGCTGGTCGGTTGTTCCGACGACAGCAAGAAGCAGGCCGCGCCCGCAGCACCGCCGCCATCTGTCTCCGTTGCGAAAGTGGTCAAGCAGGACATTCGCCAGAGCGCCCGTTTCGTTGGCCAGATTGCGGCCGTCGATCAGGTCGACCTCGTTGCCCGCGTGAGCGGGTTCCTGGAAGAGAAGGCCGTCCCGGACGGGTCGATCGTCAAGAAGGACGACCTGCTTTTCACGATCGAGAAGGCCCAGTATCAGGCGGCGCTGACCAAGGCCAAGGCCGATCTTGCCAGCGCCAAGGCCGATGCCGCGCTGAAAGCCGCCGACGAGAAGCGCGACAAGGACCTGCTCGAAAAGGGACACGTGTCCGAAGCCGCATACGAGGCGACGCTGGCACAGAAGCAACAGGCCGAGGCGTCGGTTGAAGCCGCGCAATCAGGGTTGCAGCAGGCGGAACTCAACCTCAGCTACACCGATGTCAAGGCTCCGTTTCCGGGGCAGATCGGCAAGACCACCTATAGTGTGGGAGAAGTTGTCGGTCCGACCACCGACGCCCTGGCAAAGTTGATCAGACTTGCACCGGTCTATGTCAATTTTTCCGTCAGCGAGGCCCAGTATCTCAATGCGGTGAAAACGCACGGGCTCAATCCGGCGGACATCTCGGCGGATGAATCGCCCGACATCAGCCTGGTTCTGCCGAATGGCCAGACCTACGGCGAAAAGGGAAAGATCGTCTATATCGACAACCAGGTGGACGCGACCACCGGGACCATTTCCTTCCGCGGCCAGTTCGCAAACAGCGACACGAAGCTGTTGTCGGGCACCTATGTGACGGTCGTGCTCGAGGCTCCGCAAACGGAAACTGCCCTGGTCGTGCCCCAGGCTGCCATTCAGCGCGATCAGCAGGGTGCCTTTGCGCTGTCCGTTACCGCCGACAAGAAGGTGCAGCAGACTTACGTTGAACTCGGCCAGCAGATCGACACGAATTTTGTCGTCAACAAGGGCCTGGATGAAGGCACGGAAGTCATTGTCGAGGGGCTGCAGAAAGTACGCCCGGGCGTCGAGGTGGACCCGGTTCTTGCTTCCAAGCCGGCGGAGAAAAGCTAA
- a CDS encoding efflux RND transporter permease subunit: MFSSFFIYRPKFALVISIVITIAGILGYVALPVEQFPNITPPVVNVSATYTGANAEVLEETVAAPIEGQVNGVDDMIYMQSTSNDSGNYSLNVTFSVGTDPDIATVNTQNRVSQATSQLPSVVTSNGVTVQKASTNMLLVVTLYSPNGTYDPVFLSNYASINLKDPLARVQGVGRADVMTDFAYGMRIWLDPDRLTSLGMTPTDFINAVQDQNIQVAAGQIGAPPVPDGQQFQYTIKAKGRLSSKEEFEQIVLRTGEDGAVVKIGDVARVELGAQFYNASGEYNSQPATVLAIYQAPGANALQVSQNVLARLETLSKNFPDDMKYGVPFNTTDFVQASLDDVVTTLFLTFLLVVSVVFVFLGNWRATIIPTVAIPVSLIGTFAILLALGMTLNTISLFALVLAIGIVVDDAIVVVENVERIISDEGLPPKEATAKAMEQITSPVIATTLVLLAVFVPTIFMPGITGRLYSQFAATISISVVISSINALTLSPALCGLILKARSGPPRGIMGLFDKGITGVRNGYTAIVRRLVRVAFIGLVVVGGAIAVIMTLGSSLPQGFLPSEDQGYLMVDVQLPDGAALGRTEQVTAQVVDLASKTAGVKDIVIVNGYSILNGATSSNAALVIATMSNWSERQAPDLRIDAILAKFWAEFSTIPGANIIAFNPPPIPGLGTTGGVQMMLQQSDGTPQDLASAVGSMVYSANQSPDIGRAYSTFRANVPQVFVDLDREKAKTLGIDVSNVFTTLQAYLGSYYINDFNIFGRVYKVMIQAEGKYRDKIEDIGELYVRSSDGTMVPLRSILTTQNVLGPQILTRYNMFRSAAVMADPAPGASTGVVINEVQTAAQEALPPGYTYEWTGTALQQLGSGNIVLFILLLSILFTYLFLVAQYESWTMPVAILMSVSFAIMGALVAVFVTGGDVNLYTQIGMIMLVGMGAKNAILIVEFAMEQRDGGKSIRDAAVEAGHLRFRAVMMTALSFLLGVVPLMTASSAGAASQKAIGFAVFGGMLFATCIGVLMIPILYVCLQATRETVKGWLGGGKKDAAAVPAE; encoded by the coding sequence ATGTTTTCAAGCTTTTTTATCTACCGGCCGAAATTCGCGCTGGTCATTTCCATTGTGATTACCATTGCCGGGATCCTCGGCTATGTGGCTTTGCCGGTCGAGCAGTTCCCCAACATCACGCCGCCCGTGGTGAACGTCTCTGCGACCTATACAGGCGCGAACGCCGAGGTTCTCGAGGAAACCGTTGCCGCGCCGATCGAAGGCCAGGTCAACGGTGTCGACGACATGATCTACATGCAGTCGACCAGCAACGACAGCGGCAATTATTCCCTGAACGTGACTTTCTCGGTCGGAACTGACCCGGACATCGCCACGGTCAACACGCAGAACCGCGTCAGCCAGGCAACCAGCCAGTTGCCGAGCGTCGTGACAAGCAATGGCGTGACTGTCCAGAAGGCCAGCACCAACATGCTGCTTGTGGTCACGCTCTATTCGCCGAACGGCACCTATGATCCGGTGTTCCTGTCCAACTACGCCTCGATCAACCTGAAGGATCCGCTTGCGCGTGTTCAGGGAGTCGGCCGCGCGGATGTCATGACCGATTTCGCCTATGGCATGCGGATCTGGCTGGATCCGGACCGGTTGACCAGCCTGGGCATGACACCGACGGATTTCATCAATGCCGTTCAGGATCAGAACATTCAGGTGGCCGCCGGCCAGATCGGTGCGCCACCCGTTCCGGACGGGCAGCAGTTCCAGTACACGATCAAGGCCAAGGGCCGGCTGTCGAGCAAGGAAGAGTTCGAACAGATTGTGCTGAGGACCGGTGAGGACGGCGCGGTCGTCAAGATCGGCGACGTGGCCCGGGTCGAGCTCGGTGCGCAGTTCTACAACGCCTCCGGTGAATACAACAGTCAGCCCGCCACGGTGCTAGCCATCTACCAGGCACCGGGCGCCAATGCGCTCCAGGTGTCTCAGAACGTGTTGGCGCGTCTTGAAACCCTGTCCAAGAACTTTCCGGACGACATGAAATACGGGGTGCCTTTCAACACCACCGATTTCGTGCAGGCATCGCTCGATGATGTGGTCACCACGTTGTTCCTGACCTTCCTGCTTGTGGTCTCGGTGGTGTTCGTCTTTCTCGGAAACTGGCGTGCGACGATCATTCCGACCGTTGCCATTCCCGTTTCGCTGATCGGTACATTCGCCATTCTGCTTGCACTCGGCATGACGCTCAACACGATCTCGCTGTTTGCCCTGGTGCTGGCGATCGGCATCGTCGTCGATGACGCCATTGTTGTCGTCGAGAACGTGGAACGCATCATTTCCGATGAAGGCCTGCCCCCCAAGGAAGCGACGGCAAAGGCCATGGAGCAGATCACCAGTCCGGTGATCGCGACGACCCTCGTGCTGCTGGCCGTGTTTGTGCCGACGATCTTCATGCCGGGGATCACGGGCAGGCTCTATTCCCAGTTCGCGGCAACGATCTCCATTTCCGTGGTGATTTCCTCGATCAACGCCCTGACCCTGTCACCGGCCCTGTGCGGCCTGATCCTCAAGGCCCGTTCCGGTCCGCCGCGCGGGATCATGGGCCTGTTCGACAAGGGGATCACGGGGGTTCGCAACGGTTACACCGCGATCGTCCGCCGCCTAGTCAGGGTGGCCTTTATCGGGCTCGTCGTGGTCGGCGGCGCCATCGCCGTCATCATGACACTCGGCAGCTCGCTGCCTCAGGGCTTCCTGCCATCGGAGGACCAGGGCTATCTGATGGTGGACGTACAGCTGCCCGACGGCGCCGCGCTCGGAAGGACCGAGCAGGTTACCGCGCAAGTGGTCGATCTGGCGTCGAAGACTGCCGGCGTGAAGGACATCGTCATCGTTAACGGCTATTCCATCCTGAACGGTGCCACGTCCTCCAACGCGGCGCTCGTGATCGCGACCATGTCCAACTGGTCCGAACGCCAGGCTCCGGATCTGCGGATCGATGCGATCCTCGCCAAGTTCTGGGCGGAATTCTCCACGATCCCCGGAGCCAACATCATCGCCTTCAACCCACCGCCGATTCCGGGGCTTGGCACCACGGGCGGCGTTCAGATGATGTTGCAGCAGAGCGACGGAACACCTCAGGACCTGGCGTCGGCTGTCGGCTCGATGGTCTATTCGGCCAACCAGAGCCCGGATATCGGCAGGGCCTATTCGACCTTCCGGGCAAACGTGCCGCAGGTCTTTGTCGATCTTGACCGCGAAAAGGCCAAGACACTCGGCATTGATGTCTCCAACGTCTTCACGACGCTGCAGGCCTATCTGGGGTCCTACTATATCAACGACTTCAACATTTTCGGCCGTGTCTACAAGGTCATGATCCAGGCCGAGGGCAAGTATCGCGACAAGATCGAGGACATCGGCGAACTCTATGTCCGCTCTTCGGACGGCACCATGGTGCCGCTGCGCAGTATCCTGACGACACAGAACGTGCTCGGCCCGCAAATCCTGACGCGCTACAACATGTTCCGGTCCGCCGCCGTGATGGCCGATCCGGCACCGGGAGCGTCCACGGGTGTCGTCATCAACGAGGTTCAGACAGCGGCCCAGGAAGCGCTTCCGCCTGGCTACACCTACGAGTGGACCGGCACGGCCCTGCAGCAGCTCGGGTCCGGCAACATCGTGCTGTTCATCCTGCTCCTGTCGATCCTGTTCACCTATCTGTTTTTGGTGGCGCAATACGAGAGCTGGACGATGCCGGTCGCGATCCTGATGTCGGTGTCCTTTGCGATCATGGGGGCTCTGGTTGCCGTCTTCGTGACGGGAGGCGATGTCAATCTCTATACGCAGATCGGGATGATCATGCTGGTCGGCATGGGGGCCAAGAACGCGATCCTGATCGTGGAATTCGCCATGGAACAGCGCGACGGCGGCAAATCCATCCGGGATGCCGCCGTGGAGGCCGGGCATCTGCGTTTCCGAGCGGTGATGATGACCGCATTGTCGTTCCTGCTCGGGGTGGTGCCGCTGATGACGGCCTCCAGCGCGGGCGCGGCCAGCCAGAAGGCCATCGGCTTTGCCGTCTTCGGCGGCATGCTGTTCGCCACCTGTATCGGTGTTCTGATGATCCCGATCCTCTATGTCTGCCTGCAGGCGACCCGCGAGACGGTCAAGGGCTGGCTCGGAGGCGGCAAGAAGGATGCCGCGGCGGTTCCGGCGGAATAG